AATGAATCCATCATACACATTAGATCTTGAGCTTTGGAGACTAGTACCCCTTTTCCCTCGACCGAGTGGCGGTCCTGGATCTCCGTATAGCCTAGACTGCGAAGAATAACATTTCTCTCGAATATGTGGCTTAGGCTTTGCAGATGGCATGCGCCGCGGTTTGAAACAGCATAAGAAAGGCCTTGGCTATAGTATGCTCTCGGATCATGTGCTGGAAGCTCCAGGCCCTTTACGTGTATTGCAAATTCCGCAGATAGTCCGCCAAGTTTTTCAGATGCTCTTTTTACTCCTTCACCCAAAAGTTTACCTAACCCTTCTCCTTTTGCAATCTTATGTATCATGGCTATTAAGGCATCGGGATTTCCCCACTCCAACCGGATGCCATCCGTAATCTCCTCGGAGATCAATCCCATCTCATAGGCTTCCATCGAGAAGGCTATAACAGCACCTGTCGAAATCGTGTCCAAACCATAACGGTTACAGAGTTCGTTAGCTTTTGCTAGAGCCTCAAGGTCGTCGATGAGGCAATTTGCTCCAAGCATCGCAAGAGATTCATACTCTGGACCAGCACCCTCCACCGCACCATACTTAGAACTTTCAAACTTCACTTCTCTCCCACAGCCTATTATGCAGCCGCTGCAGTAATATCTTCCGCTCAGAATGGTTTTCGCCATTGTTTGACCAGAGATTCTTTCAGCTCCCTCCTCCCATGAACCCTGCCTCCAATTCTTAATTGGCAAATCGCCGACATACTCGATTGCAGTCATACCGCCGCTGGTTCCGTATTCATGCATATTTTTGGCCTTCTCAAGAATGGTGGGAGCAATCTCTTTCACGGACTTTTCAAGAGCCTCTGGATTAACGATATCAATCTCATATGTTCCATACACAACTATCGCCTTTAGGAGTTTCGACCCCATGACCGCGCCTAACCCGCATCTCGCTGCGGCTCTTCCATGTTTCCCATCGTTCATTATGCCCGCTAATCTAACAAGATTCTCCCCGGCGGGCCCGATGCAAGCAACAACAGCTTTACAATCCGTCTCTCTCCTTAGAATTTCATCC
This genomic interval from Candidatus Bathyarchaeota archaeon contains the following:
- a CDS encoding aldehyde ferredoxin oxidoreductase family protein; this translates as MGLYGGYVGRILRVDLIREKISTKELDEDLLRRFIGGSGLGAKILFDETDKSTDPLGPENVLIFMTGPVTGTRVPLSGRYHVISKSPLTGIYGESDAGGSWGPELKKSGYDGIVIYGRASKPVYIWINDGHAELKDATHVWGTDTYTADEILRRETDCKAVVACIGPAGENLVRLAGIMNDGKHGRAAARCGLGAVMGSKLLKAIVVYGTYEIDIVNPEALEKSVKEIAPTILEKAKNMHEYGTSGGMTAIEYVGDLPIKNWRQGSWEEGAERISGQTMAKTILSGRYYCSGCIIGCGREVKFESSKYGAVEGAGPEYESLAMLGANCLIDDLEALAKANELCNRYGLDTISTGAVIAFSMEAYEMGLISEEITDGIRLEWGNPDALIAMIHKIAKGEGLGKLLGEGVKRASEKLGGLSAEFAIHVKGLELPAHDPRAYYSQGLSYAVSNRGACHLQSLSHIFERNVILRSLGYTEIQDRHSVEGKGVLVSKAQDLMCMMDSLKVCKFILFGGVEPTNLVDWLNWVTGMNMDFAEFMKTGERIYNLKRLYNIREGVSRKDDVLPPRILTHKRGEGGAAQNLPPLGELLSQYYEYRGWSEMGIPKPEKITELGLEKEGSFLKQVCQKNHV